A window of the Paraburkholderia sp. ZP32-5 genome harbors these coding sequences:
- a CDS encoding efflux RND transporter permease subunit, which yields MLNAIIRFSLRSRGVIYALAVMAAGYGLYSLTHARLDVFPEFAPPISIVQTEAPGLTSEQVETLITQPVENTLAGLVGLQSMRSKSMQGLSAITLVFNDHASVMQTRQLVSERISALAGTLPAGVRAPTLLPLTTATSVVRTIGLTSKHRSLTELYDIAQWTLRPQLLGVPGVADAIVFGGDARQMQIQVEPDKLMRYGLSIGDVVAAARQSTGVRGAGFIENANQRIAIDADGQLTTPTALAGIVLRWRNGAAVRLGDVATVTWASAPPVGAASIMGRPGLMIVLESQYGTNTLAVTKNIEATIGQLAPVLEKQGVQLDADVFRPASFIDASVRHLRTALMIGAVLVIAVLFLFLLNVRTALISAVAIPLSLLVAIIVLTSFGVSLNTMTLGGLAIALGEVVDDAIIDVENIYRRLRENRMLAAPLPACRVVLRASLEVRSAVVFATFIVMLIFLPVLTLGGVAGKLFAPLGIAYMLSVLASLAVALTLTPAMALGLLTRAPLPAHEPRFVASLKRRYVVLLRAIERRAKTVIAIVAVMCTVALASLPLLSGDFIPQLREGHYIVHMGLAPGTSLAESMRIGTQVSNALMRVPGVRLVAQRAGRAYGVIDPTGVQLSEFEVGLAPRSASAQDDVLRHIQRTLARFPGLTTSVNTFLVERIDETISGVTAPVVVNVFGDDLDVIDRKAQEIARLLGTIRGAASVRVESPPGIPELQVKLNAASMSRLGFRPGDVLDAIETAFQGTSVAQIHDGSRSWDVTVTLAPDARRRLDDIGALMLRNPEGLAVPLRELATIREVSGRYQISHDGGRRMQTVSINLGSRAVSDFVRDAKARVQREIVMPPGTYAVFAGESKARAQSQHDLLAYGAIALAGIVLLLFVAMKSRRAVMLVLFNLPFALVGGIASVFAGGANLSLGSMVGFVTLLGISLRNSLMLISHYEHLVEADGLPWDVDTAVLGASERLVPILMTALVTALALAPLALTSGAAGNEIEGPMAVVILGGLVTSTVLNLLVLPGLAVRFGRFGGGG from the coding sequence GCTCGCGCGGCGTCATCTATGCGCTCGCCGTGATGGCGGCCGGTTATGGCCTTTACTCGCTGACGCACGCGCGGCTCGATGTATTTCCAGAATTCGCGCCGCCGATCAGCATCGTGCAGACCGAAGCACCGGGCCTCACCAGCGAGCAGGTCGAAACGCTGATCACGCAACCAGTCGAAAACACGCTCGCCGGGCTCGTGGGCCTGCAATCGATGCGCTCGAAATCGATGCAGGGGTTGTCGGCGATCACGCTCGTGTTCAACGACCACGCGAGCGTGATGCAGACGCGTCAGCTCGTTTCCGAACGGATCAGCGCACTAGCAGGCACATTGCCCGCCGGCGTCCGAGCGCCGACGCTGCTGCCGCTGACGACCGCGACCAGTGTCGTACGTACGATCGGCCTCACGTCGAAGCATCGCTCGCTAACCGAGCTGTACGACATCGCGCAATGGACGTTGCGGCCGCAATTGCTCGGCGTGCCCGGCGTCGCCGATGCGATTGTGTTCGGCGGCGACGCACGACAGATGCAGATCCAGGTCGAGCCGGACAAGCTGATGCGATACGGACTGTCGATTGGGGATGTTGTCGCGGCGGCCCGTCAGTCGACCGGTGTGCGGGGTGCCGGCTTTATCGAAAACGCCAATCAACGCATCGCGATCGATGCCGATGGCCAGTTGACGACCCCCACCGCGCTCGCCGGCATCGTGCTGCGCTGGAGGAATGGCGCGGCGGTGCGTCTCGGCGATGTCGCGACCGTCACGTGGGCGAGCGCGCCGCCGGTCGGCGCCGCGTCCATCATGGGGCGCCCTGGTTTGATGATCGTGCTGGAAAGCCAGTACGGAACGAATACGCTCGCGGTCACGAAGAACATCGAAGCGACCATCGGCCAACTCGCACCCGTGCTGGAAAAACAGGGGGTACAGCTGGACGCCGATGTGTTTCGTCCAGCCAGTTTCATCGATGCATCCGTGCGGCACCTGCGCACCGCGCTCATGATCGGCGCGGTGCTCGTGATCGCGGTGCTGTTTCTGTTTCTGCTCAACGTCCGCACAGCGTTGATCTCGGCCGTTGCGATTCCGCTGTCGCTGCTCGTCGCGATCATTGTGCTGACCTCGTTCGGCGTGAGCCTGAACACGATGACGCTCGGCGGACTCGCGATCGCGCTCGGCGAAGTTGTCGACGACGCAATCATCGACGTCGAGAACATCTATCGACGCTTGCGCGAGAACCGCATGCTCGCCGCGCCGCTGCCGGCGTGTCGCGTCGTGCTGCGCGCGTCGCTGGAGGTACGCAGCGCGGTCGTATTTGCCACCTTTATCGTGATGCTGATCTTTCTGCCGGTGCTGACGCTGGGCGGCGTCGCGGGCAAACTCTTTGCGCCGCTCGGCATCGCATACATGCTGTCGGTGCTCGCGTCGCTCGCGGTGGCGCTCACGCTCACGCCCGCGATGGCGCTCGGGCTGCTCACACGTGCGCCATTGCCCGCGCACGAGCCGCGCTTCGTCGCCAGCCTGAAGCGGCGCTACGTGGTGCTGTTGCGCGCAATCGAGCGGCGCGCAAAGACGGTCATCGCGATCGTCGCGGTGATGTGCACTGTGGCGCTTGCATCATTGCCGTTGCTGAGCGGCGATTTTATTCCGCAACTGCGCGAGGGGCACTACATCGTGCACATGGGGCTCGCGCCTGGCACATCGCTCGCGGAATCGATGCGCATCGGTACGCAGGTATCGAATGCGCTGATGCGGGTGCCAGGCGTACGACTCGTCGCGCAACGCGCGGGCCGCGCGTACGGCGTGATCGATCCGACCGGCGTGCAGCTGTCTGAATTCGAAGTGGGCCTCGCACCGAGGAGCGCATCGGCACAGGACGACGTGCTGCGCCACATACAACGAACGCTCGCTCGATTCCCAGGATTGACGACGTCGGTCAATACGTTTCTGGTCGAGCGCATCGACGAGACGATCTCCGGCGTAACGGCGCCGGTCGTGGTCAACGTATTTGGCGACGATCTCGACGTGATCGACCGCAAGGCGCAGGAAATCGCGCGGCTACTGGGCACGATTCGCGGCGCCGCGAGCGTGCGAGTGGAATCGCCGCCCGGTATTCCGGAGTTGCAGGTCAAGTTGAACGCCGCATCGATGAGCCGTCTGGGCTTTCGGCCTGGCGATGTGCTCGACGCGATCGAAACGGCATTTCAGGGTACATCCGTTGCGCAGATTCATGACGGCAGCCGCAGTTGGGATGTAACGGTGACGCTCGCCCCCGACGCGCGGCGGCGCCTCGATGACATCGGCGCATTGATGCTGCGCAATCCGGAAGGACTGGCGGTGCCGCTGCGCGAACTCGCGACGATTCGCGAAGTGTCCGGGCGCTACCAGATCTCGCACGACGGTGGACGCCGGATGCAGACGGTGTCGATCAACCTCGGTAGCCGCGCGGTCAGCGATTTCGTCCGCGATGCGAAGGCGCGTGTGCAGCGCGAGATCGTGATGCCGCCCGGCACCTATGCGGTGTTCGCGGGAGAAAGCAAGGCACGCGCACAGTCGCAGCACGATCTGCTCGCCTATGGCGCGATAGCGCTCGCCGGCATCGTACTGCTGCTGTTCGTCGCGATGAAGAGCCGGCGCGCGGTCATGCTGGTTCTGTTCAATCTGCCGTTCGCGCTGGTGGGCGGCATCGCGAGTGTGTTTGCCGGCGGCGCCAATCTGTCGCTCGGCAGCATGGTGGGTTTCGTTACGCTGCTCGGCATCTCGCTGCGCAATTCGCTGATGCTGATCAGCCATTACGAGCATCTTGTCGAAGCGGACGGCTTGCCATGGGATGTCGACACCGCCGTGCTCGGTGCGTCGGAACGGCTGGTGCCGATCCTGATGACCGCGCTGGTGACCGCGCTCGCACTGGCGCCACTCGCGTTGACGAGCGGCGCGGCGGGCAATGAGATCGAGGGGCCGATGGCGGTTGTGATCCTTGGGGGGCTGGTGACGTCGACGGTGTTGAATTTGTTGGTGTTGCCGGGGTTGGCGGTTCGGTTTGGGCGGTTTGGGGGTGGGGGGTGA